A stretch of the Nitratifractor salsuginis DSM 16511 genome encodes the following:
- a CDS encoding efflux RND transporter periplasmic adaptor subunit has product MKKAIKILIFLLILAALIVGAVRLVKKRHAEEAKTPPAKEYAVVISTLKAQPKKVTLTVPSISLTRNDNDAVIASKVAARVLRVPKSGTSVKKGDLIVQLDDTDIKAQLASVLHAIESAKAQLDAAILNLKNLEKIHAHSADLLKIHGVSREQFDAEQVKIDSAKAQVAGIKAQIAKLEAQKAALENQLSYTRITAPVDGIVSQTMVSVGDLATPGKPLVKIAASKGTWLLVRLPGGAEKIFFQGKEYPLKALHSTFNGLNEYRADIDRYIPAGNRVECEVVTYQGKAVLLPFDTLLNREGKNWLFLYQNGNVHPVKAPILATGEQGIALDPSVAGKEIVEAKPDILLRLLGGYPVVKAPGE; this is encoded by the coding sequence ATGAAAAAAGCGATCAAAATCCTGATCTTCCTCCTGATCCTCGCCGCCCTGATCGTCGGGGCCGTCCGTCTGGTCAAAAAACGCCACGCCGAAGAGGCCAAGACCCCGCCGGCCAAAGAGTATGCCGTGGTCATCAGTACCCTCAAGGCCCAACCCAAAAAGGTCACCCTCACCGTACCTTCGATCTCCCTGACCCGCAACGACAATGACGCCGTCATCGCTTCCAAGGTAGCCGCCAGGGTCCTCCGGGTCCCCAAGAGCGGTACCTCGGTCAAAAAGGGCGATCTGATCGTCCAGCTCGACGATACTGACATCAAAGCACAGCTCGCCTCGGTGCTCCACGCTATCGAGAGTGCCAAAGCCCAGCTCGATGCGGCAATACTCAATCTCAAAAATCTGGAGAAGATCCACGCCCACAGCGCCGACCTGCTCAAGATCCACGGCGTCTCCCGGGAGCAGTTCGATGCCGAACAGGTCAAGATCGACAGCGCCAAAGCCCAGGTCGCCGGTATCAAAGCCCAGATCGCCAAGCTCGAAGCCCAGAAAGCGGCTTTGGAGAACCAACTCTCCTATACCCGCATCACCGCCCCGGTGGACGGGATCGTTTCGCAAACGATGGTCAGCGTCGGCGACCTGGCCACGCCGGGCAAACCCCTGGTCAAGATCGCCGCGTCGAAAGGGACCTGGCTGCTGGTGCGTCTGCCCGGCGGAGCCGAAAAGATCTTCTTCCAGGGCAAAGAGTATCCCCTCAAAGCCCTCCACTCGACATTTAACGGACTCAATGAGTACCGGGCCGATATCGACCGCTACATCCCCGCAGGCAACCGGGTAGAGTGTGAAGTGGTCACCTACCAGGGCAAAGCGGTGCTGTTGCCCTTCGATACCCTCCTCAACCGGGAGGGCAAGAACTGGCTCTTCCTCTACCAGAACGGCAACGTCCATCCCGTCAAAGCCCCCATCCTCGCCACGGGTGAGCAGGGGATCGCCCTCGATCCCTCCGTGGCGGGCAAAGAGATCGTCGAAGCCAAACCCGATATCCTCCTGCGTCTGCTGGGAGGCTACCCTGTCGTCAAAGCCCCCGGGGAGTAA
- a CDS encoding TolC family protein: MLKRTLIPLLLGSGLYAASVSQLLDGVRHHYQAQLDNYSIQEADKALEMVRSQFWPKIRIFGSATHYNAPTNLRPATPTENAKLSPQAGGNGDYPFSTDIYRVGATLSMPIFVANLFTLADQTEAMRHSAAAKKEVDLLKNEATVLGANANLRYLEQMKASLHSKAKTLRTTEAIVKAKVKAGRAPASALYKVQDRLDSIRIALDNIEVQKENIRTLIETLSGVTLSHSAPMRQKGNYRPGPIFALKPLQAKRQADELAAKAEQEKLYPSLHLDANINRGYGDSYFSGHNIHRDYGGIGLTLSAPLLDMPQIRSMQKARIHAMKSATELAKTADELKTKAKAMRRQLGLLRHALSLHRHNISNEKKLVEIARRSYEDGRMTLEEYLRYIDSLYDAKAELYKTRAAYWQTLAQLAFLYGNRFERIVR; encoded by the coding sequence ATGCTGAAACGAACCCTCATCCCCCTCCTCCTCGGCAGCGGCCTCTACGCCGCCAGCGTCTCCCAGTTGCTCGACGGCGTGCGGCACCACTATCAGGCACAGCTAGACAACTACTCCATCCAGGAGGCCGACAAAGCCCTGGAGATGGTGCGCAGCCAATTCTGGCCGAAGATCCGGATCTTCGGCAGCGCGACCCATTACAATGCGCCGACCAACCTCCGTCCGGCCACTCCGACGGAGAATGCCAAGCTCTCTCCTCAGGCAGGGGGAAATGGCGACTATCCCTTCAGCACCGACATCTATCGGGTAGGGGCCACCCTTTCGATGCCCATCTTCGTCGCCAATCTCTTTACCCTGGCGGATCAGACCGAAGCGATGCGTCACTCTGCAGCGGCGAAAAAAGAGGTCGATCTCCTGAAAAACGAGGCGACGGTCCTGGGGGCCAACGCCAACCTCCGCTATCTGGAGCAGATGAAAGCTTCCCTGCACTCCAAGGCCAAAACCCTGCGAACGACCGAAGCAATCGTCAAAGCCAAGGTCAAAGCGGGACGGGCTCCCGCTTCGGCGCTCTACAAAGTCCAGGACCGTCTCGATTCGATCCGCATCGCCCTGGACAATATCGAAGTGCAGAAAGAGAACATCCGCACCCTGATCGAAACCCTCAGCGGTGTCACGCTCTCCCATTCGGCACCGATGCGGCAAAAAGGCAACTACCGGCCCGGCCCTATCTTCGCTCTCAAGCCCCTGCAGGCAAAAAGGCAAGCCGATGAATTGGCTGCCAAGGCGGAGCAGGAGAAACTCTACCCCTCTCTCCATCTGGATGCCAACATCAACCGGGGTTACGGCGACAGTTACTTCAGCGGTCACAATATCCATAGAGACTACGGCGGGATCGGGCTCACCCTCAGCGCCCCGCTTCTGGATATGCCGCAGATCCGCAGTATGCAAAAAGCCCGGATCCACGCGATGAAGAGCGCCACCGAACTGGCGAAGACCGCCGATGAGCTCAAAACGAAGGCCAAAGCGATGCGCCGCCAACTGGGGCTGCTGCGCCACGCGCTCTCCCTCCATCGGCACAACATCTCCAATGAGAAAAAGCTGGTCGAAATCGCCCGCCGAAGCTATGAAGACGGCCGGATGACCCTCGAAGAGTACCTGCGCTACATCGACAGCCTCTACGATGCCAAAGCCGAACTCTACAAAACCCGCGCCGCCTATTGGCAAACCCTCGCCCAACTGGCCTTCCTCTACGGAAACCGTTTCGAAAGGATCGTACGATGA
- a CDS encoding TetR/AcrR family transcriptional regulator codes for MNKNLSKKDRIVDAAARLFARHGYSKTVLEDVAGACGITKPAIYYHFKDKQALYEAVLCQRFALIARKIDEETRKEDPLRALEAYVETFGYYLIEDPHFGTIFARELADGARDLPERCIKNLSQILKRLDEILQEGRERKLFHEENPFMIQLMIVSTLSNYQSTYELREKVLRHLDGEKEHINPELEDIIPNLREKILKALTC; via the coding sequence ATGAACAAAAATCTTTCGAAAAAAGATCGGATCGTCGATGCGGCGGCCCGACTTTTCGCCCGGCACGGCTACAGCAAAACCGTGCTCGAGGATGTGGCGGGGGCCTGCGGCATCACCAAGCCGGCGATCTACTACCATTTCAAAGACAAGCAGGCCCTCTACGAAGCGGTGCTCTGCCAGCGCTTCGCCCTGATCGCTCGGAAAATCGACGAAGAGACCCGAAAAGAGGATCCCCTCCGGGCACTGGAAGCCTATGTGGAGACCTTCGGATACTACCTCATCGAGGATCCCCACTTCGGCACTATTTTTGCCAGGGAACTGGCCGACGGTGCCCGGGACCTGCCCGAGCGCTGCATCAAAAACCTCTCTCAGATCCTCAAACGTCTCGACGAGATTTTGCAGGAGGGGAGAGAACGCAAACTCTTCCACGAAGAGAACCCTTTTATGATTCAGCTTATGATCGTCTCGACATTGAGCAATTATCAAAGCACTTATGAACTCAGAGAAAAGGTCCTGCGACACCTCGACGGGGAGAAAGAGCACATCAATCCGGAACTAGAGGATATAATTCCCAATCTACGAGAAAAAATCCTAAAGGCCCTCACATGCTGA
- the glmS gene encoding glutamine--fructose-6-phosphate transaminase (isomerizing) — MCGIVGYLGPKEKKSILLDGLQELEYRGYDSAGIAVISQGKLQHFKAVGKLENLRKKAADFHSDGPGAAIGHTRWATHGKPTELNAHPHMGAFSYVVHNGIIENYQELKKELESEGVRFVSQTDTETIVHLFERNIQKGLEPFEAFKETIRRLEGAYAILLISEAAPETIFFAKNGSPLLIAFDGDEVYFASSDTAVIGKAKEAYYLEDGEYGYAKPGEVKLFGPEGEKELHTQPLPSDKAMAQKEGYRFFMEKEIYEQSTVIGDTMLGRVLEDRVEFEELDPSLFEGIRSIKICACGTSYHAGLTGAYLLERLAKIPCQVEIASEFRYKEPLLTPDTLFIVISQSGETADTLEALKMAKRAGLKSLSICNVDNSSIVRESDATILTRAGIEKGVASTKAFATQVMVLWMLTLYLGQKHRTLAPETLAKELDAMRHTPRALLVEEKLHEKLHRLSKRYLHGHGFFFIGRDLFFPLALEGALKLKEISYLHAEGYPAGEMKHGPIALADAELFTIALMPKTLLYDKIKSNVEELSARDATILAISPEEFELADDFVRTKNGDHPMLEFFEMMVVTQLLALEISIRLGNDVDMPRNLAKSVTVE; from the coding sequence ATGTGCGGAATCGTCGGCTATCTCGGCCCAAAAGAGAAAAAGAGCATCCTCCTCGACGGCTTGCAGGAACTGGAATACCGGGGCTATGATTCGGCGGGAATCGCCGTCATCAGCCAGGGAAAACTCCAGCATTTCAAAGCAGTCGGCAAGCTCGAAAACCTGCGCAAGAAAGCGGCCGATTTCCACAGCGATGGCCCCGGAGCCGCCATCGGCCACACCCGCTGGGCCACCCACGGCAAACCCACAGAGCTCAACGCCCATCCCCATATGGGCGCCTTCAGCTACGTCGTCCACAACGGCATCATCGAGAATTACCAGGAGCTCAAAAAGGAGCTGGAGAGCGAAGGGGTGCGTTTCGTCAGCCAGACCGACACCGAAACCATCGTTCATCTCTTCGAACGGAATATCCAAAAGGGCCTGGAACCTTTCGAAGCCTTCAAAGAGACCATCCGCCGCCTGGAGGGGGCCTACGCCATCCTCCTCATCAGCGAAGCAGCCCCCGAGACGATCTTCTTCGCCAAAAACGGCTCCCCGCTGCTTATTGCTTTCGACGGAGATGAGGTCTATTTCGCCTCCTCCGATACCGCCGTCATCGGCAAAGCCAAAGAGGCTTACTACCTCGAAGACGGCGAATACGGCTACGCCAAACCGGGCGAAGTGAAGCTCTTCGGCCCCGAGGGGGAAAAGGAGCTCCACACCCAGCCCCTCCCCTCCGACAAGGCGATGGCCCAGAAAGAGGGCTACCGTTTCTTTATGGAAAAAGAGATCTACGAGCAGAGCACCGTCATCGGCGATACGATGCTGGGCCGGGTACTCGAAGACCGGGTGGAGTTCGAAGAGCTCGACCCCTCCCTCTTCGAAGGGATCCGCTCCATCAAGATCTGCGCCTGCGGCACCAGCTACCACGCCGGACTCACCGGAGCCTATCTGCTCGAGCGCCTGGCCAAGATCCCCTGCCAGGTGGAGATCGCTTCGGAATTTCGCTACAAAGAACCGCTGCTGACACCCGACACCCTCTTCATCGTCATCAGCCAGAGCGGGGAGACCGCCGATACCCTCGAAGCCCTCAAAATGGCCAAACGGGCCGGCCTGAAGAGTCTGAGCATCTGCAATGTGGACAACTCCTCCATCGTAAGAGAGAGCGATGCGACGATCCTCACCCGCGCCGGCATCGAAAAAGGGGTTGCCAGCACCAAAGCCTTCGCCACCCAGGTGATGGTGCTCTGGATGCTGACCCTCTATCTGGGCCAAAAGCACCGGACCCTCGCTCCCGAAACCCTGGCCAAAGAACTCGACGCCATGCGTCATACCCCCCGGGCCCTGCTGGTCGAAGAGAAGCTCCACGAGAAACTCCATCGCCTGAGCAAGCGCTACCTCCACGGCCACGGTTTCTTCTTCATCGGGCGTGACCTCTTCTTCCCCCTGGCACTGGAGGGAGCCCTCAAACTCAAGGAGATCAGCTACCTCCACGCCGAAGGCTATCCCGCCGGGGAGATGAAACACGGGCCCATCGCCCTGGCCGACGCGGAGCTCTTCACCATCGCCCTGATGCCCAAAACCCTGCTCTACGACAAGATCAAATCCAACGTCGAAGAGCTCAGCGCCCGGGATGCTACGATCCTCGCCATCAGCCCCGAGGAGTTTGAGCTCGCCGACGATTTCGTCCGCACAAAGAACGGTGATCATCCTATGCTGGAATTTTTCGAAATGATGGTCGTCACCCAACTCCTGGCCCTGGAGATCTCCATCCGCCTGGGCAACGATGTGGATATGCCGAGGAACCTGGCGAAATCGGTCACTGTTGAATAA
- a CDS encoding HD domain-containing protein, with amino-acid sequence MRALHAKVEELLYENAPQLEIAKAIKSYLKAYFATLPETFAQTGGKDFLVRHTRTIDTVIRLAYKVAVREMFGPYTPLKNQIPVTLVALGSYGREQLCLHSDIDLMFVYESIEGYATQALIEKMLYLLWDSGLKLGHRVHELRDLPVVAREDITIKSALLESRFIEGSKFLWTGIENSLNEIRREEPEAFIRLKVEERRALHQRYPLTMEPHLKEGVGGFRDANMVFWMGKLLYNVPRIWDLNESIVDPEDYREFRIALEFLFRVRTALHIIAGKKVDQVRLDLLPELADLLRYDRGRRGQLRLARRIIGALRTIHLYSRIWLERLIGDYLPELYSECYLPEKQHRKLHSLVEELNRQADRPFRIHPELLYALIHAERPERPDRTLYRTLLHTFERPAATSVLQAFVEARLLGYMVPAMKKVIDLPQFDGYHRYPVDRHSIECFRHLEKIEDPFIAELFDNLEPKEKVMLKVAVLLHDAGKGRKRDHHLVGASLFRIFAQKLGMEKELIEIGARLILHHTLMSVTAQREDIYSEKVVLRFVSRFGSKKLLDMIYILTYADMKGVGTDVYNSHSARLLRMLYEQSLEALNHPEQLSETAKRVRAVDRLKNSKAFRELPRTLQNKILSISSNAFFIRHSTRRIIAIAKAAAKMEEYTYHLSNEHNLTVEIIRRHDLNLAWFLHRLARLQVVSMEIAKLWGDLKYFRIDFNDRLDESELPLLDEIIHGSFTPHPEMKLRKPLIKAEEVSCECDHSREYAMMKLRTADQPGLLAYLIALFDRLGVDIASAKIHTIKGRVNDLFLIEKNGNFCHNIDKIIQELTE; translated from the coding sequence ATGCGCGCCCTCCACGCCAAAGTCGAAGAGCTGCTTTATGAAAATGCGCCTCAACTGGAGATCGCCAAGGCGATCAAAAGTTATCTCAAAGCCTACTTCGCCACCCTGCCGGAGACCTTTGCCCAGACTGGGGGCAAGGATTTTCTGGTGCGGCACACCCGCACCATCGACACGGTCATCCGCCTCGCCTACAAAGTGGCGGTGCGGGAAATGTTCGGCCCCTACACCCCTCTGAAAAACCAGATCCCCGTAACCCTCGTGGCGTTAGGGAGCTACGGCAGGGAGCAGCTCTGCCTCCACTCCGACATCGACCTGATGTTCGTCTATGAAAGTATCGAAGGCTATGCCACCCAGGCCCTGATCGAAAAGATGCTCTACCTGCTCTGGGACAGCGGGCTGAAACTGGGCCACCGGGTCCACGAACTGCGGGACCTCCCCGTCGTGGCACGGGAGGATATCACCATCAAAAGCGCCCTGCTTGAATCGCGCTTCATCGAGGGATCCAAATTCTTATGGACCGGGATCGAAAACAGCCTGAACGAGATCCGCCGGGAAGAGCCCGAAGCGTTCATCCGCCTCAAGGTCGAAGAACGCCGGGCGCTCCATCAGCGCTACCCCCTGACGATGGAGCCCCATCTCAAAGAGGGGGTCGGGGGCTTCCGGGATGCCAATATGGTCTTCTGGATGGGCAAGCTGCTCTACAATGTCCCCCGCATCTGGGATCTGAACGAGTCGATCGTCGATCCCGAGGATTACCGGGAATTCCGCATCGCACTGGAGTTTCTCTTCCGGGTGCGGACCGCCCTGCACATCATTGCGGGGAAAAAGGTCGATCAGGTCCGGCTGGACCTCCTGCCCGAGCTGGCCGACCTGCTCAGATACGACCGGGGCCGCCGGGGGCAGCTGCGCCTGGCCCGGCGCATCATCGGGGCGCTGCGGACCATCCATCTCTACAGCCGTATCTGGCTGGAACGGCTCATCGGCGACTATCTGCCCGAGCTCTATAGCGAATGCTATCTTCCCGAGAAACAACACCGTAAACTCCACAGCCTCGTAGAAGAGCTCAACCGTCAAGCCGACCGGCCCTTCCGCATCCACCCCGAGCTTCTCTATGCCCTGATCCACGCCGAGCGCCCCGAACGCCCCGACCGGACCCTCTACCGCACCCTGCTCCATACCTTCGAACGTCCGGCCGCTACCTCCGTGCTGCAAGCCTTCGTGGAAGCCCGGCTGCTGGGCTATATGGTCCCCGCGATGAAGAAGGTCATCGACCTGCCCCAGTTCGACGGTTACCACCGCTATCCCGTGGACCGTCACTCCATCGAATGTTTCCGCCACCTCGAGAAAATCGAAGACCCTTTCATCGCCGAGCTCTTCGACAATCTGGAGCCCAAAGAGAAGGTGATGCTCAAGGTCGCCGTGCTTCTCCACGATGCCGGAAAGGGGCGCAAGAGAGACCACCACCTCGTCGGAGCTTCCCTCTTCCGCATTTTTGCCCAAAAGCTGGGGATGGAAAAGGAGCTCATCGAGATCGGCGCCCGGCTCATCCTCCACCATACCCTGATGAGCGTCACCGCCCAGCGGGAGGATATCTACAGTGAAAAAGTGGTCCTGCGCTTCGTCTCCCGCTTCGGGAGCAAAAAGCTGCTGGATATGATCTACATCCTCACCTACGCCGATATGAAGGGGGTGGGGACCGACGTCTACAACAGCCACAGCGCCCGACTCCTGCGTATGCTCTACGAGCAATCCCTCGAAGCGCTGAACCATCCCGAACAGCTGAGCGAAACCGCCAAAAGAGTGCGGGCCGTGGACCGGCTCAAAAACTCCAAAGCCTTCCGGGAACTCCCCCGCACCCTGCAGAACAAGATTCTCTCCATCTCTTCGAATGCCTTTTTTATCCGCCACAGCACCCGGCGCATCATCGCCATCGCCAAAGCCGCGGCCAAAATGGAGGAGTACACTTATCATCTAAGCAACGAACACAACCTCACTGTCGAGATCATCCGCCGCCACGACCTCAACCTCGCCTGGTTCCTCCACCGCCTCGCCCGGCTTCAGGTGGTGAGTATGGAGATCGCCAAGCTCTGGGGGGATCTGAAATATTTCCGCATAGACTTCAACGACCGGCTCGACGAGAGCGAACTCCCCCTGCTCGATGAGATCATCCACGGATCCTTTACCCCCCATCCGGAGATGAAACTGCGCAAACCCCTCATCAAAGCCGAAGAGGTCTCCTGCGAATGCGACCACTCCAGGGAGTATGCGATGATGAAGCTCCGCACTGCCGACCAGCCGGGGCTCCTGGCTTATCTCATCGCCCTCTTCGACCGCCTGGGCGTCGACATCGCCTCCGCCAAGATCCATACGATCAAGGGACGGGTCAATGACCTCTTCCTTATCGAAAAGAATGGTAATTTCTGTCATAATATCGACAAAATTATCCAAGAACTCACGGAGTGA
- the mqnE gene encoding aminofutalosine synthase MqnE produces MSAQEALIAKIRAGERLSQEEGEVLYDLDLLTLGELADGIRRERYGKKSYFNINRHINPTNICKDICKFCAYSASRKNPNQYTMSHEEILSIAGEARAKGAKEVHIVSAHNPEAGLDWYLGAFRKIKDAYPDLHVKALTAAEVNFLAESNGLSYDEMIDLMIESGVDSMPGGGAEIFDEEVRDYICKGKVSSDQWLEIHRKWHQRGRESNATMLFGHVEKRSHRIDHMLRLRTLQDETGGFNAFIPLVYQRENNFLRVEEFPTAQEILKTYAIARILLDNIPHIKAYWATSTIGLALLAQEFGADDLDGTIQKESIQSAAGAASAQGMELEEFVALIRNSGFIPVERDSLYNELKVYD; encoded by the coding sequence GTGAGTGCACAAGAAGCGTTGATCGCCAAAATACGGGCCGGGGAGCGGCTCTCTCAGGAGGAGGGGGAAGTGCTCTACGATCTGGATCTGCTGACCCTGGGGGAATTGGCGGATGGGATCCGGCGGGAGCGATACGGCAAGAAGAGCTATTTCAATATCAACCGACACATCAATCCCACCAATATCTGCAAAGATATCTGCAAATTCTGCGCCTACAGCGCCAGCCGCAAGAATCCCAACCAATACACGATGAGCCACGAAGAGATCCTCTCCATCGCCGGGGAAGCCCGCGCCAAGGGGGCCAAAGAGGTGCATATCGTCTCAGCCCACAACCCCGAAGCGGGCCTCGACTGGTATCTGGGGGCTTTTCGCAAGATCAAGGATGCCTACCCCGACCTGCACGTCAAAGCTCTCACCGCGGCGGAGGTCAATTTCCTCGCCGAGAGCAACGGCCTGAGCTACGATGAGATGATTGATCTGATGATTGAGAGCGGGGTGGACTCTATGCCCGGCGGCGGGGCGGAGATCTTCGACGAAGAGGTGCGTGACTATATCTGCAAAGGCAAAGTCAGCTCCGATCAGTGGCTGGAGATCCACCGCAAATGGCATCAGCGGGGCAGGGAAAGCAATGCCACGATGCTCTTCGGGCACGTGGAGAAACGCTCCCATCGGATCGACCATATGCTGCGCTTGAGGACGCTGCAGGATGAGACGGGGGGATTCAACGCCTTTATCCCCCTGGTCTATCAGCGGGAAAACAACTTCCTCAGAGTCGAAGAGTTCCCCACCGCCCAGGAGATCCTCAAGACTTACGCTATCGCCCGGATTTTGCTGGACAATATCCCCCACATCAAAGCCTATTGGGCCACTTCGACCATCGGCCTGGCGCTGCTGGCCCAGGAGTTCGGCGCCGACGACCTAGACGGGACCATCCAGAAAGAGTCGATCCAATCCGCGGCCGGGGCGGCTTCGGCGCAGGGGATGGAGTTGGAGGAATTTGTCGCCTTGATCCGCAACTCCGGTTTTATCCCCGTCGAGCGCGACAGCCTCTACAATGAGCTCAAGGTCTACGATTAA
- a CDS encoding helix-turn-helix transcriptional regulator, translating into MAATQLKKGVLAVAGEFKDAGMIPHFHEAYSIGIFYAGEYRYRSGTRTAILRPGELRIVSPYELHETFSGTWNYLHFDIDAPLIKTLAEEIAQKELSFAPKLRPLHKDPALTAAGKRLYASLKGEALELEEAFDAFGSLLLQRSFDAQACRNLLYDRTQLGRALDYLFAHWDQSDLSVDEIAEAAGLSTYYFVRSFGKAFGTTPHRFLLSLRAERAKKMIAEEKIPPARIAFACGFSDQSHMIRIFRKFFGYTPGSLRV; encoded by the coding sequence ATGGCTGCAACGCAGTTGAAAAAAGGAGTCCTCGCCGTCGCCGGGGAATTCAAGGACGCGGGGATGATCCCCCACTTTCACGAAGCCTACAGTATCGGTATCTTTTACGCAGGAGAATACCGCTACCGCTCCGGCACCAGGACTGCGATCCTACGCCCGGGAGAGCTGCGGATCGTCTCACCCTATGAACTCCACGAAACCTTCTCGGGAACCTGGAATTACCTCCATTTCGATATCGATGCCCCATTGATCAAAACCCTGGCGGAGGAGATCGCCCAAAAAGAGCTCTCCTTCGCCCCAAAACTCCGGCCCCTTCACAAAGACCCCGCATTGACGGCGGCGGGGAAACGGCTTTATGCGTCGCTGAAGGGGGAGGCGCTGGAGTTGGAAGAGGCTTTTGACGCGTTTGGGAGTCTTTTGCTCCAGCGAAGCTTTGACGCACAGGCGTGCCGGAATCTTCTCTATGACCGGACACAGCTCGGCCGGGCGCTCGATTATCTCTTTGCCCATTGGGATCAAAGCGATTTGAGCGTCGATGAGATCGCGGAGGCTGCCGGGCTCTCCACCTACTACTTCGTCCGGAGTTTTGGCAAGGCTTTCGGCACCACACCGCACCGTTTTTTGCTGAGCCTGCGTGCCGAACGCGCCAAAAAGATGATCGCCGAGGAGAAAATACCCCCGGCCCGGATCGCCTTTGCCTGCGGTTTCAGCGATCAATCCCATATGATCCGGATCTTCCGAAAATTCTTCGGCTACACCCCCGGATCATTGCGAGTTTAA
- a CDS encoding DMT family transporter produces the protein MSYRSLTFWMFLAMIAWGSTWVSAKILMEGMGAHQLIFWRFLLSAMGLIPVIWLMGHSWKIDRQALLIALLAGLGLILYNRFFFLGTHLGEAGLGGVLVTTLNPILTFMFIALLSRKLLRQDEWFALILGALGTLTILKVWNYGLEMWQQPGILYFIAAAATWPWITILSARFKKGSPLVLSFYMFLITALGDWALFLDFQIPALSALHPIEWLNLLSLSLYGTTFGTSIYFLAASRWGGAKASGYFFLVPFSAALFAALFLHEEIGLSTVIGGLFTLLAVYQINGYNLLGLSQRIQGWLQRS, from the coding sequence ATGAGCTATCGTTCACTCACCTTTTGGATGTTTTTGGCGATGATCGCCTGGGGGAGTACCTGGGTCAGTGCCAAGATCCTGATGGAAGGGATGGGGGCTCACCAACTGATTTTTTGGCGCTTTCTCCTCTCGGCAATGGGACTTATTCCCGTCATATGGCTTATGGGCCACTCCTGGAAGATCGATCGCCAAGCGTTGCTGATCGCATTGCTTGCCGGGCTAGGGCTGATTCTTTACAACCGCTTTTTCTTCCTGGGGACCCACCTGGGAGAGGCGGGGCTCGGCGGGGTGCTGGTGACGACACTCAATCCCATCCTTACCTTTATGTTTATCGCACTTTTGAGCCGCAAGTTGCTTCGGCAGGATGAGTGGTTCGCCCTGATTTTGGGAGCGCTGGGGACTCTGACAATCCTGAAAGTGTGGAATTACGGGCTGGAGATGTGGCAGCAACCGGGGATTCTCTATTTCATCGCGGCGGCGGCGACCTGGCCCTGGATCACGATCCTGAGCGCACGTTTCAAAAAAGGATCGCCGCTGGTTCTGAGCTTCTATATGTTCCTCATCACCGCCCTGGGGGATTGGGCGCTCTTTTTGGATTTTCAAATCCCCGCGCTCAGTGCTTTGCACCCTATCGAGTGGCTCAACCTGCTCTCCCTCTCCCTTTACGGAACGACCTTCGGGACTTCGATCTATTTTTTGGCCGCCTCGCGCTGGGGAGGGGCCAAGGCCAGCGGATATTTCTTCCTGGTTCCCTTCAGCGCGGCGCTTTTTGCGGCACTCTTTTTGCACGAAGAGATCGGCCTCTCCACTGTGATCGGCGGGCTCTTTACCCTGCTTGCGGTATATCAGATTAACGGTTACAATCTTTTAGGTCTGAGCCAAAGGATACAGGGATGGCTGCAACGCAGTTGA
- a CDS encoding anthranilate synthase component II encodes MVLMIDNYDSFTYNIVQYCRELGADLRVIRNDEMSVDEIADLGAEKIILSPGPSTPDEAGVTLEVIERFAGETPIFGICLGHQSIAQAFGGEVVRAKNMMHGKTSQVKVTGESPIFRELPEEFRATRYHSLVVNPETLPERIVPTAVSTDDGEIMALQIRDLPIYGVQFHPESIMSQYGHEMLDNFLKL; translated from the coding sequence ATGGTTCTGATGATCGACAACTACGACAGTTTCACCTACAACATCGTGCAGTATTGCCGGGAATTGGGCGCCGATTTGCGGGTGATCCGCAACGACGAAATGAGCGTTGACGAGATCGCCGATCTGGGGGCGGAGAAGATCATTCTCTCTCCCGGCCCCTCCACCCCCGACGAGGCGGGGGTCACTTTGGAAGTGATCGAGCGTTTCGCCGGCGAAACCCCGATCTTCGGGATTTGCCTGGGGCACCAGAGCATTGCCCAGGCCTTCGGCGGGGAAGTGGTCCGGGCCAAAAATATGATGCACGGCAAGACTTCTCAGGTCAAAGTGACCGGAGAGAGCCCCATTTTCCGGGAGCTTCCGGAAGAGTTCCGCGCTACCCGCTACCACTCCCTGGTGGTCAATCCCGAAACCCTTCCCGAGCGGATCGTTCCCACGGCGGTGAGCACCGATGACGGGGAGATTATGGCCCTTCAGATTCGTGATCTGCCTATCTATGGGGTGCAGTTCCATCCCGAGTCGATTATGAGCCAATACGGCCACGAGATGCTGGACAATTTCCTGAAGCTTTGA